CCGTTGATCGCCCATCGTTTAATGTCAATCGAGAGAGATCCTTAACCATTCTACCAGTCACATTATAAATCGCAAGACTAAAGCCTCGCCCTCCATCGTGCGTTTCGGATTGTGGATTGCGAATTGCAGATTTGTTTGGAATTTGGAACTTAATCACGCAGTGATTCTGGAACGGATTTGGTTTGACATCAAACACTATTAAATCAGATGGAGTAGTGCTTTCGGCCTCTTTAATTCCCACACCCACATTTGCCTTCGCAAGGCAGGAATACTCACCCCAACCCCAAGCCGCATTGTAACCACGGACATAATAATAATATTCACCCACTGGATGATTCGTAAATGTATATGTTGTATCGGTTATGTTATTCGCAATCACAGTAACATTATTGAACAAACAAACCGGCCGAATATCATCAACATAAAAACCACCATTGAGCGTATTGCCATCGGTCATGGAACGGAACCGAAAATAAACCGACTTACCAACCCAGTTCGCCAAAGAATAAGCCTTGCGCACCCAAGTCGTCTGCGTCCCAGTAAACCGCGTGGTGTCAAGATTGAACCACTCCTTCGTATTCTCCGATACCTC
This genomic stretch from candidate division WOR-3 bacterium harbors:
- a CDS encoding FlgD immunoglobulin-like domain containing protein, with product EVSENTKEWFNLDTTRFTGTQTTWVRKAYSLANWVGKSVYFRFRSMTDGNTLNGGFYVDDIRPVCLFNNVTVIANNITDTTYTFTNHPVGEYYYYVRGYNAAWGWGEYSCLAKANVGVGIKEAESTTPSDLIVFDVKPNPFQNHCVIKFQIPNKSAIRNPQSETHDGGRGFSLAIYNVTGRMVKDLSRLTLNDGRSTVVWDGFDDSGRRLPAGVYFVQLEAGDFKQIVKVVLLE